One Candidatus Flexicrinis proximus DNA window includes the following coding sequences:
- a CDS encoding S9 family peptidase, translating into MPYRAGTAFNTDKYAQIYVMRLVSEDAEPETPRRLTTSNAAYSEPAWSPDGQFLYTSRAEVPGADEPARQSRGYKVRVTDGSHEQLTGPTHAADRPVPSPDGRYLAFSRHRNENMALNYSLLAVLDTHTGLIRDVTAAPDLSPVLFTWAGSTLYFSAQANGTVWVYRCDPATGDIAPAVQGEFRAERFDARADGAIAFAAFNGETLCELYVQGANELPVPLTRFNKAFINSTSFATFRRITWQPEAGVELEGWYLLPPDYDPAKKYPLVLDIHGGPHIMWSPHYEGEWVNWQSVASAGYIVFFANPRGSVGYGEAFQQAIGGKWGALAHADIMAGLEEFLKLDLVDTGRMVIMGGSYGGYMTAWIIARDHRFKAAMSERGVYNLVSFTGTTDIPSFIPNEFGYELPQNPAFLWEHSPIAYAHQIRTPLLIIHSENDYRVHISEAEQLFALVKRAGLSVEFVRYPREGHELSRAGEPEHRIDRLNRIIAWFDRHVK; encoded by the coding sequence GTGCCCTACCGGGCCGGAACGGCCTTCAACACCGACAAGTACGCCCAGATTTATGTGATGCGTCTCGTGTCGGAAGATGCCGAGCCGGAAACACCTCGCCGCTTGACGACATCCAATGCCGCGTATTCCGAGCCAGCCTGGTCGCCAGACGGGCAGTTTCTGTATACCTCTCGCGCCGAAGTTCCGGGGGCCGACGAGCCTGCCCGGCAGTCGCGCGGCTATAAAGTTCGCGTAACCGATGGCTCGCATGAACAACTCACCGGTCCGACACATGCAGCGGATCGCCCTGTTCCCTCTCCCGACGGCCGCTATCTGGCCTTTTCGCGTCATCGCAACGAGAATATGGCCCTCAACTACAGCCTGCTCGCTGTTTTGGACACCCACACCGGCCTCATCCGTGATGTGACCGCTGCGCCCGATCTGTCCCCGGTCTTGTTCACCTGGGCGGGTAGTACGCTGTACTTCTCGGCGCAGGCAAACGGGACGGTCTGGGTATATCGCTGTGATCCCGCCACCGGGGATATTGCTCCGGCGGTGCAGGGGGAGTTTCGCGCTGAACGCTTTGATGCCCGCGCGGACGGTGCGATTGCATTTGCCGCTTTTAACGGGGAAACCCTGTGCGAGCTCTACGTCCAGGGAGCGAACGAACTGCCTGTTCCCCTGACCCGCTTCAACAAAGCCTTTATAAACAGCACCAGCTTCGCCACCTTCAGACGTATCACATGGCAGCCAGAGGCCGGTGTCGAGTTGGAAGGCTGGTACCTGCTTCCACCTGATTACGACCCCGCGAAGAAATATCCCCTGGTTCTCGATATCCACGGCGGGCCGCACATCATGTGGTCGCCGCACTACGAAGGCGAATGGGTCAATTGGCAGTCCGTCGCTTCGGCCGGGTACATCGTGTTTTTTGCTAACCCGCGCGGCAGCGTCGGCTATGGAGAGGCCTTCCAGCAGGCGATCGGTGGCAAGTGGGGCGCGCTCGCGCATGCGGACATCATGGCCGGGTTGGAGGAGTTCCTTAAGCTCGATCTGGTAGACACCGGTCGCATGGTCATTATGGGCGGGTCTTACGGCGGCTATATGACCGCCTGGATTATCGCGCGCGATCACCGTTTCAAGGCCGCCATGTCAGAGCGCGGTGTCTACAACCTGGTGAGCTTTACTGGCACAACCGACATTCCATCCTTCATTCCTAACGAATTTGGCTACGAGCTACCTCAGAACCCGGCATTCCTGTGGGAGCATTCGCCGATTGCCTATGCCCACCAGATCAGGACGCCGCTTCTAATCATTCACAGTGAGAACGACTACCGCGTGCATATCAGCGAGGCCGAGCAGTTGTTTGCACTGGTCAAACGCGCGGGGCTCTCGGTGGAATTTGTCAGGTATCCGCGTGAGGGGCACGAACTGAGCCGTGCCGGTGAACCGGAGCACCGCATCGACCGGCTGAACCGTATCATCGCATGGTTCGATCGCCATGTAAAATAG
- a CDS encoding PD40 domain-containing protein, whose protein sequence is MTDKRNLVVEDLVRINSIEDPRFSPDGQWIAFVRVQIDREKNAYLRNIWLAAADGSRLFPLTRSGKDTQPRWAPDGRQIAFSSSRADKQQIYVQAIDQGGDPRKLTSAMNGANTPCWSPDGTQIAFLASVSADDCAYEDDPENAGKPGEEDEKKKSDPASSGRCPTGPERPSTPTSTPRFM, encoded by the coding sequence ATGACTGATAAGCGAAACCTCGTCGTCGAAGATCTTGTTCGGATCAACTCAATAGAGGACCCGCGTTTCAGCCCGGACGGGCAGTGGATCGCCTTCGTTCGAGTCCAGATCGACCGCGAGAAAAACGCATATCTTCGCAATATCTGGCTGGCTGCGGCCGATGGATCCCGTCTCTTTCCCCTCACGCGCTCCGGCAAGGATACCCAGCCCCGTTGGGCGCCGGATGGCCGGCAGATTGCCTTTTCTTCGTCGCGCGCCGATAAGCAGCAGATTTATGTGCAGGCCATTGATCAGGGTGGTGACCCGCGCAAACTGACATCCGCGATGAACGGCGCAAACACGCCTTGCTGGTCGCCGGATGGTACCCAGATCGCCTTCCTGGCCTCGGTCAGCGCCGACGACTGTGCATACGAGGACGATCCGGAGAACGCTGGCAAACCCGGCGAAGAAGACGAAAAGAAGAAGTCGGACCCCGCATCATCCGGACGGTGCCCTACCGGGCCGGAACGGCCTTCAACACCGACAAGTACGCCCAGATTTATGTGA